One window of Mesorhizobium sp. WSM4904 genomic DNA carries:
- the pdxA gene encoding 4-hydroxythreonine-4-phosphate dehydrogenase PdxA, translated as MRRTDAPLALSVGDPSGVGPEIAIAAWQAGDSAGVPPFYLLADPALIEARAREVGATIAIMETSPGQAAHHFPRALPVVPLYARHLDSPGKPNPANAAGTIEAIDRAVADCLAGHAAAVVTCPIAKKPLYDAGFRFPGHTEYLAHLASRHTGAEVTPVMLLAGPELRTVPVTIHIALAEVPKVLTTELIVATGRITAADLKSRFGVARPRLAVAGLNPHAGEGGAMGSEDLSIVLPAVEALQAEGIDAVGPLPADTMFHPRARAGYDAALCMYHDQALIPAKALAFDEAVNVTLGLPFIRTSPDHGTAFDIAGKGIARADSLIAALRLARRLADSGRHAAAA; from the coding sequence ATGCGCAGAACCGACGCGCCGTTGGCGCTCAGCGTCGGCGATCCCTCCGGTGTCGGACCCGAGATCGCCATCGCCGCCTGGCAGGCGGGCGACAGCGCCGGCGTGCCGCCCTTCTACCTGCTCGCCGATCCGGCCCTGATCGAGGCCCGCGCGCGCGAAGTCGGCGCAACGATAGCGATCATGGAGACCTCGCCGGGGCAAGCGGCGCATCATTTTCCCCGCGCGCTGCCCGTCGTTCCGCTCTACGCCCGTCATCTGGACAGTCCTGGAAAGCCGAATCCGGCCAATGCCGCGGGCACCATCGAAGCGATCGACCGCGCCGTCGCCGACTGCCTCGCCGGCCACGCTGCCGCGGTGGTCACTTGCCCCATCGCCAAGAAGCCGCTCTACGACGCCGGCTTCCGCTTTCCCGGCCACACCGAGTACCTGGCGCATCTGGCCTCGCGCCACACCGGCGCCGAGGTGACGCCGGTGATGCTGCTTGCCGGACCCGAACTGCGCACCGTTCCGGTCACCATCCACATCGCGCTCGCCGAGGTGCCGAAAGTCCTGACGACGGAACTGATCGTGGCCACGGGCCGCATCACCGCCGCCGATCTCAAAAGCCGTTTCGGCGTCGCGCGGCCGCGGCTCGCCGTCGCGGGGCTCAATCCGCATGCCGGCGAAGGCGGTGCGATGGGCTCGGAGGACCTTTCCATCGTGCTGCCGGCCGTCGAGGCCCTCCAAGCCGAAGGCATCGATGCGGTCGGACCGCTGCCGGCCGACACCATGTTCCACCCGCGGGCGCGCGCCGGCTATGACGCTGCGCTTTGCATGTATCACGACCAGGCGCTGATCCCGGCCAAGGCGCTGGCCTTCGACGAGGCCGTCAACGTCACGCTAGGCCTGCCCTTCATCCGCACCTCGCCTGACCACGGCACGGCCTTCGATATCGCCGGCAAGGGCATTGCGCGCGCCGACAGCCTGATTGCCGCGCTGAGGCTCGCGCGCCGGCTTGCCGACAGCGGCCGACACGCCGCGGCCGCATGA